Below is a window of Mucilaginibacter ginkgonis DNA.
GCCACGCATCTTTAATTCGCAACCTGATCACTTATGGCTCTTTTGCAGATTCAACAGTCATTGATTCAAATGGCCTGGATGTAGCAAGAACGCCAAACCAGGTAATTCCTATTGCCAATCAGTTCATTGCAGGTAAATATCTGCGTGCACCACAATACGGAGTTTATTAGCAGACCCTTAAAACCAGAAAAATCATGAATTTATTTCAAATACTAGACGATATACAAACAGCTGACCCGGAATTTAAAGACAGGATCAGCCCGCGCCGCGCCGCGATAAAAAATATCACCAGCTTTGGCAGCAAGGTTGCTGCCGCAGCTGCGCCGTTCGCATTCACAACATTGTTTAAAAAAGCGTATGGCCAAACCGCAACACGTTCTGTAACAGACGTTTTGAATTTTGCTCTGACGCTTGAATACCTTGAATCGTATTTCTACAACCAAGGCCTTGCGCAAGCCAACCTGATTCCTTCTGCCGATAAAACGTCTTACTTTAACACTATCGCCGCTCACGAAAATCAGCACGTGGCGTTTTTAAAAGGCGTTTTAAGTAGTGCGGCTATTCCTTCGCCTGCGTTTGATCTTACTGCCAAAGGAACATTCCCGGATGTGTTAACTAACTATAACACTTTCCTTAATGTTTCATTAGCGTTTGAAGATACAGGTGTACGTGCTTACAAAGGCCAGGCTGGCTTCTTGTTAGGTAACCAGGTAGCGTTAACTGCTGCTTTGCAGATCCACTCTGTAGAAGGACGCCATGCATCAGCAATTCGTTACCTGATCAAACAAAAAGGTATAAACATTAAACCGTGGATATCCGGCACTGCAGCTAATGGTAATGATACCGGCGTTGCTGCTGCAAACGCTAACTACGGCCCGGGTTCTCCAGCGGCAAGCTTCCCTTCTGAAAGCAACACCGTGCAGGCAGGTGTAGATCTTACTACCCTACCAGGTTATACCAATCTTACCCAAACCTCTACAACTAAATTTAGTGTAGCGGTAGAGGCATATGATGAACCGTTAGATACAGCAACTGTATTAGCAGTCGTAGGTCCGTTTATCAAATAACAATTGAACGACTCCTTTAAAAAGTCCCGCCTAAAGCGGGACTTTTTTTTTGCAATATATTCCCCGTTTCGGGTGCAAAATATTCCACAATAGAAAATTTGTTAACCCACAAAGCGCGTTTTAAAGCGTATAAGTTAATATTTAACTGATTGGCACAAATGTTGGCTAATAGGAAAAGTCCTTCCAAAGGACTGTTTTTCATAGGTAGATGTAGAGTCGGGCTAACTGCGAGAGTGAATCCGACTTTTTTATGCCCCCTAAAGGGGGGGGGAGTTGGAAAAATAAAATAATCCAAATATTTGCCTCCATTAAACAAGGAGACGAAAATCTTAATATTTAAAAAAGGCACGTTTCCCCTTCAGGGGATTAAGGGGTTAATAATCTATCACCTGCTCTTCTAACTGCTCCGGTGTTATACGCCATTCATACTTCTGGTTACGTAATTGCGGCTCAAAGCCGGCCTCTTTAATAGCAGTCTGAATGCCCTGGGCAGTAAACCGGTGCGGCGCACCCGCGGCTGATACTACGTTTTCTTCGATCATTATTGACCCAAAATCATTGGCGCCGGCATTCAAACAAAGCTGGGCCACTTGTTTGCCCACTGTAAGCCACGAGGCCTGAATATTTTTAATATTTGGCAGCATGATACGGCTCAGTGCTATCATCCGGATATATTCGTCGCCTGTAACATTATTGGTGATGCCGCGAACTTTGCGCAGCAATGTCCCATCGTCCTGAAACGGCCATGGAATGAATGCTGTGAATCCATAATGCCCTTCCGGCTTTTCTGACTGTACCTGGCGTATCCAAACTAAATGTTCAAAGCGCTCTTCGATAGTTTCCACGTGTCCAAACATCATAGTGGCGGATGTTGGCAGGTTTAACTTATGGGCTGCACGCATTACATCCAGCCACTCCTGGCAGCCGCATTTACCTTTCGAAATAAGCCGGCGCACACGGTCATTCAAGATCTCTGCACCTGCACCCGGTAACGAATCCAATCCAGATTCTTGCATAGCACGCAGCACATCAATATGTGCCATGCCTTCCAGTTTTGCAACGTGGGCAATCTCCGGCGGGCCTAACGAGTGCAATTTAAGATTCGGGTATAACTCTTTAAGCCCTCTGAAAAGGTCGGTGTAGAATTGAAGACCAAGATCGGGGTGGTGGCCGCCCTGCAGCAGCAACTGGTCGCCGCCGTATTTAAAGGTCTCCTCTATTTTGCGTTTGTAAGTCTCAATGTCTGTGATGTAGCTATCCTCGTGACCGGGTCGGCGAAAGAAGTTACAAAACTTGCAATTGGCGATACACACGTTTGTGGTGTTGACATTGCGGTCTATTTGCCATGTAACTTTGCCATGCGGCACCTGAATTTTACGCAGCTCATTAGCCGTGTACATCAGTTCGGGCGTCGACGCGTTATGGTAAAGGAAAACCCCTTCTTCGATACTTAGAAAATCAAAGTTCAACGCGCGCGATAGCAGGTCAGCAGTATTCATATTATAAAGATACGGAGTGTTTGGGGTAAATGGTAAACGGCGAACGGTAAACGGCTGTTTAAGCTACAGGATTTACAATATTGTGAATTATGCAGATTGCTCTACCACTTCCCCCGCGCTTAGCTTTATAAATTTATTTACGGCGTCGGGCAGTTCTTCCGTGTAATGCGTAACGTAGATCATGGTCATGTCGCTTTGCTCGCAAATGGTATCAATAATGTGTTTAAAGTTTTCCTTTTGATCTTCATCCATTCCTTGGCAAGGCTCATCTAAAATAAGCAATATAGGGTTCCTTACCAGTGCCCTTGCCAGGAAGCACAAGCGTTGTGCGCTGGCGGGGATATTCTTGAGCAATTGCCTTGCGTATTGCCCAATCCCCAATACTTCCATCCATTTTAAAGATAATGCCGCGCGCGAAGGTTCACTCATCCTGAATAAACCAAGTGTATCATAAAATCCCGACTCAATAACTTGCAGGCAGCTATTATCTGTCGGGAAATATTGAAATAACTCTGGCGAAACAAAGCCGCACTTCTTTTTAATATCCCAAATGCTTTCACCTGTTCCGCGCTGCTTGTCAAATAGTACAATATCATTGGCGTATGCCTGCGGGTTATCACCATAAACTAAAGTTAGCAAAGTAGATTTACCTGCACCGTTATGTCCAAGCAACGCCCAACGGTCACCCTGCCGCACTTCCCAATCAATATTTTTTAGTATATTTTTTTCGCCGTATTGAACGTTTACGTTCGCCATTTTGATAATGGTATCAAATCGTTCGTAGTCTGCACTTAACAAGCCTGCTAAATGTTCAGTATTGATGTTTGTATCGTTACTGTGCCGGCTTAACTGTTTTATGCGATAGTCAGCTGCATAAGTTATCAAATCTGTTCTGCCACTGGTTAATAACACCACTTTGTTAATGACGGATGGTATCTCGTTCGGCGATGTGGCCATCACTATGGTAGTTCCTGCCTCAGCTATCTCATGGAGCAGCGCGTCAAAACTCTTCCTTGCATCCACATCAAGCCCTGTCAGCGGCTGATCAAGCAATAATAATTTTGGATTTTTGATCAGTGCCGAGGCCAATCGCAAGCGCTTGGTTTCACCATTGGATAGTTTGATCAGCTCTTTATTGTATAATGCCGTAAGATTTAATCTTTCAACGACATTTTCGATTGACCAATAACCGGGTCTGGTATCTTTAGCAATTCCTGCGAGATAGCTTTTTACCGTAAGTGAATCGTCCGAATCAAAAGAATTGAAACGCTGCTGATAATATAAGTCGGTAGTATTCGATCCATTCTTAAAATGGTGCCGGGAATCAACGAGGACGATTGATGCTGAGGCTGTACCGTCACATCCTTCAGTATAGTGGCGGGTCAATTGTCCACCATTAACACTTTGCAAACCCGCAATAACCTTTAACAGTAAACTTTTCCCCGA
It encodes the following:
- a CDS encoding CofH family radical SAM protein → MNTADLLSRALNFDFLSIEEGVFLYHNASTPELMYTANELRKIQVPHGKVTWQIDRNVNTTNVCIANCKFCNFFRRPGHEDSYITDIETYKRKIEETFKYGGDQLLLQGGHHPDLGLQFYTDLFRGLKELYPNLKLHSLGPPEIAHVAKLEGMAHIDVLRAMQESGLDSLPGAGAEILNDRVRRLISKGKCGCQEWLDVMRAAHKLNLPTSATMMFGHVETIEERFEHLVWIRQVQSEKPEGHYGFTAFIPWPFQDDGTLLRKVRGITNNVTGDEYIRMIALSRIMLPNIKNIQASWLTVGKQVAQLCLNAGANDFGSIMIEENVVSAAGAPHRFTAQGIQTAIKEAGFEPQLRNQKYEWRITPEQLEEQVIDY
- a CDS encoding ferritin-like domain-containing protein; the protein is MNLFQILDDIQTADPEFKDRISPRRAAIKNITSFGSKVAAAAAPFAFTTLFKKAYGQTATRSVTDVLNFALTLEYLESYFYNQGLAQANLIPSADKTSYFNTIAAHENQHVAFLKGVLSSAAIPSPAFDLTAKGTFPDVLTNYNTFLNVSLAFEDTGVRAYKGQAGFLLGNQVALTAALQIHSVEGRHASAIRYLIKQKGINIKPWISGTAANGNDTGVAAANANYGPGSPAASFPSESNTVQAGVDLTTLPGYTNLTQTSTTKFSVAVEAYDEPLDTATVLAVVGPFIK
- a CDS encoding ATP-binding cassette domain-containing protein, encoding MPATLVSLQNISVKYQSQIALNQISLDIIAGDHVAIIGKSGSGKSLLLKVIAGLQSVNGGQLTRHYTEGCDGTASASIVLVDSRHHFKNGSNTTDLYYQQRFNSFDSDDSLTVKSYLAGIAKDTRPGYWSIENVVERLNLTALYNKELIKLSNGETKRLRLASALIKNPKLLLLDQPLTGLDVDARKSFDALLHEIAEAGTTIVMATSPNEIPSVINKVVLLTSGRTDLITYAADYRIKQLSRHSNDTNINTEHLAGLLSADYERFDTIIKMANVNVQYGEKNILKNIDWEVRQGDRWALLGHNGAGKSTLLTLVYGDNPQAYANDIVLFDKQRGTGESIWDIKKKCGFVSPELFQYFPTDNSCLQVIESGFYDTLGLFRMSEPSRAALSLKWMEVLGIGQYARQLLKNIPASAQRLCFLARALVRNPILLILDEPCQGMDEDQKENFKHIIDTICEQSDMTMIYVTHYTEELPDAVNKFIKLSAGEVVEQSA